From Mustela erminea isolate mMusErm1 chromosome 1, mMusErm1.Pri, whole genome shotgun sequence, a single genomic window includes:
- the LOC116588324 gene encoding 5-hydroxytryptamine receptor 3C-like: MPHPMSTFLSLQRSSQASALVLFSLMTHKALFPSHRSLLSTGRSNTFTINCSGFDQYGVDPAAFQTIFNQKDFRPVINYSIPTQVNISFILSAILEVDEQLQLLTSFLWLKLIWKNPFISWDPEECGAISKLTVTTENLWLSDIFIVESMDVDQTPEGLSAYVTNDGHITYNKPMRVTSICSLDIFYIPFDQQNCTLTFSSFLYTVENMLLGMEKEVWEIVATSRDIVCTQGEWELLSINKATPKMSVGSSLFDQIMFYVAIRRRPSLYVISLLVPSGFLIAIDAFSFYLPAESENSAPFKITLLMGYNVFLLRTNKLLPSSGTPPSGEYFALCLSLMVVSLLETIFITYLLHLATTQPPPMPRWLHSLLLYWASPRKCSPTALWKENVGPGFTPTHLPGPKEPGQLVGKELGPRQAEMNGGSGLRSTQLADLWVQFSHMMDIFLFRLYLLFLASSIITVIVLWNA; this comes from the exons ATGCCTCACCCCATGtctacatttctttctctgcagAGAAGCTCTCAAGCCTCAGCCTTGGTACTCTTCTCCCTTATGACACACAAAGCCCTATTCCCATCTCACAGGTCTCTCCTCTCTACAGGAAGGTCAAACACTTTCACCATCAATTGCTCAGGCTTTGACCAGTATGGGGTGGACCCTGCTGCCTTCCAGACAATATTTAACCAGAAGGACTTCCGTCCAGTCATCAACTACAGCATTCCCACTCAGGTCAACATCTCCTTCATTTTGTCTGCCATCCTGGAAGTG GATGAACAGCTTCAGCTCCTGACATCATTCCTGTGGTTAAAGTTG ATCTGGAAaaacccattcatcagttgggaTCCAGAAGAATGTGGTGCTATCAGTAAACTCACTGTGACAACTGAGAACCTGTGGCTCTCAGACATCTTCATCGTAGAATC CATGGATGTGGATCAGACCCCAGAAGGCCTCTCTGCATATGTGACCAATGACGGTCACATCACGTATAACAAACCAATGCGGGTGACCAGCATCTGTAGCCTGGACATCTTCTACATCCCCTTTGACCAGCAGAACTGCACGCTCACCTTTAGCTCTTTCCTCTACACAG TGGAAAACATGCTGCTGGGCATGGAAAAGGAAGTATGGGAGATAGTGGCCACCTCACGTGACATTGTCTGTACGCAAGGGGAATGGGAGCTCCTGAGCATCAACAAGGCCACCCCAAAGATGTCTGTGGGCTCCAGTCTTTTTGACCAGATCATGTTCTAT gTGGCCATCAGGCGCAGGCCCAGCCTCTACGTCATAAGCCTCCTGGTGCCCAGTGGCTTCCTGATTGCCATTGATGCCTTCAGCTTCTATCTGCCAGCAGAAAGCGAGAATAGTGCCCCATTCAAGATAACACTTCTTATGGGCTACAACGTCTTCCTGCTTAGGACGAATAAACTACTTCCCTCTAGTGGCACCCCCCCCTC AGGTGAGTACTTTGCCCTGTGTCTGTCCCTGATGGTGGTCAGCCTGCTGGAGACCATCTTCATCACCTACCTGCTGCACCTGGCcaccacccagcccccacccatgCCTCGGTGGCTCCACTCTCTACTTCTCTACTGGGCCAGCCCAAGGAAATGCAGCCCCACTGCGCTCTGGAAGGAGAATGTGGGCCCAGGCTTCACGCCCACTCACCTACCTG gACCGAAGGAGCCAGGGCAGTTGGTAGGGAAGGAGCTGGGACCCAGACAGGCAGAGATGAATGGAGGCTCGGGGCTGAGAAGCACCCAGCTAGCTGACCTATGGGTGCAGTTCAGCCACATGATGGACATCTTCCTCTTTCGCCTCTACCTGCTCTTCTTGGCTTCCTCCATCATCACAGTCATTGTCCTCTGGAACGCCTAG
- the LOC116588285 gene encoding 5-hydroxytryptamine receptor 3C-like isoform X2 encodes MEGGWPLEGGVLLCLTVSLLLPGGGKAFTINCSGFDQYGVDPAAFQAVFDRKAFRPVVNNSIPTQVNISFTLSAILEVNAQLQLLTSFLWMNLMWDNPLISWNPEECVSLKRLTVSAENLWIPDIFILESMDVNRAPPGLTAFVNSEGRMKYDRPVRVTSICNLDIFYFPFDQQNCTLTFSSFLYTVDSMLLGMDKEVWEITDTSRNLIQTQGEWELLGINKATPKMLVGSNLYDQITFYVAIRRRPSLYVINLLVPSGFLVVIDALSFYIPAESENRAPFKMTLLLGYNVFLLMMNDLLPASGTPLISVYFALCLSLMVVSLLETIFITYLLHLATTQPPPMPQWLHSLLLYWASPRKCYPSVPQKGNKGLGPTPNHLPGMKEPVELVGKVAGPREAELTGSPQSRVQEEQEAQRQPLVDLWVQFSHMMDTLLFRLYLLFMATSVVTVIVLWNT; translated from the exons ATGGAAGGGGGGTGGCCTTTGGAGGGGGGAGTCCTCCTCTGCCTCACTGTCAGCCTTCTGCTTCCAG GAGGAGGCAAAGCTTTCACCATCAATTGCTCTGGCTTTGACCAGTATGGGGTGGATCCTGCTGCCTTCCAAGCAGTGTTTGACAGAAAGGCCTTCCGTCCAGTCGTCAACAACAGCATTCCCACTCAAGTCAACATCTCCTTCACCCTGTCTGCCATCCTGGAAGTG AATGCACAGCTCCAGCTTCTGACATCATTCCTGTGGATGAATTTG ATGTGGGACAATCCTTTAATCAGCTGGAACCCGGAAGAGTGCGTCAGCCTCAAAAGACTCACTGTCTCAGCTGAAAACCTGTGGATCCCAGACATCTTCATCTTGGAATC CATGGATGTGAATCGAGCACCACCAGGTCTCACCGCCTTTGTCAACAGTGAAGGTCGAATGAAGTACGACAGGCCAGTGCGGGTGACCAGCATCTGTAACCTGGACATCTTCTACTTTCCTTTCGACCAACAGAACTGCACGCTCACCTTCAGCTCATTCCTCTACACAG TGGACAGCATGCTACTGGGCATGGACAAGGAGGTGTGGGAGATAACAGATACATCTCGTAACCTCATCCAGACCCAGGGAGAGTGGGAGCTCCTGGGCATCAACAAGGCCACCCCAAAGATGTTGGTCGGCAGCAACCTATATGACCAGATCACGTTCTAT GTGGCCATCAGGCGCAGGCCCAGCCTCTATGTCATAAACCTCCTGGTGCCCAGTGGCTTTCTGGTTGTTATCGACGCCCTCAGCTTCTATATTCCGGCAGAAAGCGAGAATCGTGCCCCATTCAAGATGACACTTCTGCTGGGCTACAACGTCTTCCTGCTCATGATGAATGACTTACTCCCAGCCAGTGGCACCCCCCTCATCA GTGTGTACTTTGCCCTGTGTCTGTCCCTAATGGTGGTCAGCCTCCTGGAGACCATCTTCATCACCTACCTGCTGCACCTGGCcaccacccagcccccacccatgCCTCAGTGGCTCCACTCTCTGCTTCTCTACTGGGCCAGCCCAAGGAAATGCTACCCCTCTGTGCCCCAGAAGGGAAATAAgggcctgggccccacccccaaccacctgCCTG gCATGAAGGAGCCCGTGGAGTTGGTGGGGAAGGTGGCAGGTCCCAGAGAGGCAGAGTTAACTGGGAGCCCTCAGTCAAGGGTCCAGGAGGAACAAGAGGCTCAGAGACAGCCCTTGGTCGACCTGTGGGTGCAGTTCAGCCACATGATGGACACCCTGCTCTTCCGCCTCTACCTGCTCTTCATGGCCACCTCCGTGGTCACGGTCATCGTCCTCTGGAACACCTAA
- the LOC116588285 gene encoding 5-hydroxytryptamine receptor 3C-like isoform X1, whose translation MEGGWPLEGGVLLCLTVSLLLPGGGKAFTINCSGFDQYGVDPAAFQAVFDRKAFRPVVNNSIPTQVNISFTLSAILEVNAQLQLLTSFLWMNLMWDNPLISWNPEECVSLKRLTVSAENLWIPDIFILESMDVNRAPPGLTAFVNSEGRMKYDRPVRVTSICNLDIFYFPFDQQNCTLTFSSFLYTVDSMLLGMDKEVWEITDTSRNLIQTQGEWELLGINKATPKMLVGSNLYDQITFYVAIRRRPSLYVINLLVPSGFLVVIDALSFYIPAESENRAPFKMTLLLGYNVFLLMMNDLLPASGTPLISVYFALCLSLMVVSLLETIFITYLLHLATTQPPPMPQWLHSLLLYWASPRKCYPSVPQKGNKGLGPTPNHLPGKGSQHCPHFLFPHLHSLLCLLPWPPPSPGALHGPWLSLCFSVGMKEPVELVGKVAGPREAELTGSPQSRVQEEQEAQRQPLVDLWVQFSHMMDTLLFRLYLLFMATSVVTVIVLWNT comes from the exons ATGGAAGGGGGGTGGCCTTTGGAGGGGGGAGTCCTCCTCTGCCTCACTGTCAGCCTTCTGCTTCCAG GAGGAGGCAAAGCTTTCACCATCAATTGCTCTGGCTTTGACCAGTATGGGGTGGATCCTGCTGCCTTCCAAGCAGTGTTTGACAGAAAGGCCTTCCGTCCAGTCGTCAACAACAGCATTCCCACTCAAGTCAACATCTCCTTCACCCTGTCTGCCATCCTGGAAGTG AATGCACAGCTCCAGCTTCTGACATCATTCCTGTGGATGAATTTG ATGTGGGACAATCCTTTAATCAGCTGGAACCCGGAAGAGTGCGTCAGCCTCAAAAGACTCACTGTCTCAGCTGAAAACCTGTGGATCCCAGACATCTTCATCTTGGAATC CATGGATGTGAATCGAGCACCACCAGGTCTCACCGCCTTTGTCAACAGTGAAGGTCGAATGAAGTACGACAGGCCAGTGCGGGTGACCAGCATCTGTAACCTGGACATCTTCTACTTTCCTTTCGACCAACAGAACTGCACGCTCACCTTCAGCTCATTCCTCTACACAG TGGACAGCATGCTACTGGGCATGGACAAGGAGGTGTGGGAGATAACAGATACATCTCGTAACCTCATCCAGACCCAGGGAGAGTGGGAGCTCCTGGGCATCAACAAGGCCACCCCAAAGATGTTGGTCGGCAGCAACCTATATGACCAGATCACGTTCTAT GTGGCCATCAGGCGCAGGCCCAGCCTCTATGTCATAAACCTCCTGGTGCCCAGTGGCTTTCTGGTTGTTATCGACGCCCTCAGCTTCTATATTCCGGCAGAAAGCGAGAATCGTGCCCCATTCAAGATGACACTTCTGCTGGGCTACAACGTCTTCCTGCTCATGATGAATGACTTACTCCCAGCCAGTGGCACCCCCCTCATCA GTGTGTACTTTGCCCTGTGTCTGTCCCTAATGGTGGTCAGCCTCCTGGAGACCATCTTCATCACCTACCTGCTGCACCTGGCcaccacccagcccccacccatgCCTCAGTGGCTCCACTCTCTGCTTCTCTACTGGGCCAGCCCAAGGAAATGCTACCCCTCTGTGCCCCAGAAGGGAAATAAgggcctgggccccacccccaaccacctgCCTGGTAAGGGGAGTCAGCACTGCCCCCACTTCCTCTTCCCACACCTCCACTCCCtgctttgtctccttccctggccccctccctccccaggtgcACTTCATGGCCCATGGctgagtctctgtttctctgtaggCATGAAGGAGCCCGTGGAGTTGGTGGGGAAGGTGGCAGGTCCCAGAGAGGCAGAGTTAACTGGGAGCCCTCAGTCAAGGGTCCAGGAGGAACAAGAGGCTCAGAGACAGCCCTTGGTCGACCTGTGGGTGCAGTTCAGCCACATGATGGACACCCTGCTCTTCCGCCTCTACCTGCTCTTCATGGCCACCTCCGTGGTCACGGTCATCGTCCTCTGGAACACCTAA